Genomic window (Methanothrix sp.):
CTGAAGTAGATCCTCATGGCCCTTCCGTCGCCTCTGTGGTAGAACGTGAAGACCTGCTTGCCGTTGTCGATGAACATCAGGTTTCCCTTGCCGAAGGTGCATCCGAGCATCTGCTGTATCGCATCAACGCTGCATGAGTTGTT
Coding sequences:
- a CDS encoding formylmethanofuran dehydrogenase subunit E family protein, with amino-acid sequence MEDDLKRAIEFHGHMCPGLAIGYRVAKYVKNHYRRSEDEELVAVVENNSCSVDAIQQMLGCTFGKGNLMFIDNGKQVFTFYHRGDGRAMRIYF